The Microtus ochrogaster isolate Prairie Vole_2 unplaced genomic scaffold, MicOch1.0 UNK27, whole genome shotgun sequence genome contains a region encoding:
- the Rbak gene encoding RB-associated KRAB zinc finger protein, with product MSRSRGPLSFGDVAVAFTQEEWQRLGSEEKMTYRDVMLETYSNLVSVGYDVTKPNVIIKLEQGEEPWMVEGDCHVQSHVEINKVDDTIEKIQESEGKRMRGAEGLSSRRAEKGDAIDKTDRLELRLVSSSMGAPCCVSCGQTLEPVAALISSDGRYASEKPDKCADCGTACREKAGNFNQNGDTSAQHDESILQKIAVVEKPFDYECMEALDGEAVFMAHERVYMGEKPYEWDDDSGPDFIQMSDFSAYQRSHLEMKPFECTQCGKSFCKKSKFIIHQRAHTGEKPYACSVCGKSFSQKGTLTVHRRSHLEEKPYKCTECGKTFCQKLHLTQHLRTHSGEKPYECSECGKTFCQKTHLTLHQRNHSGERPYPCNECGKSFSRKSALNDHQRTHTGEKLYKCNECGKSYYRKSTLITHQRTHTGEKPYQCSECGKFFSRVSYLTIHYRSHLEEKPYECAECGKTFNLNSAFIRHRKVHSEDRVLECSECGKFSQLQCPPDRTNDLGQKPYECSECGKTFRGPQSAPEAEKTYECNICGKSFSDLSCYTVHYRGHSEEKPFGCSECGKTFSHNSSLFRHQRVHTGEKPYECCECGKCFSQKSYLTIHHRIHSGEKPYECSKCGKVFSRMSNLTVHYRSHSGEKPYECNECGKVFSQKSYLTVHYRTHSGEKPYECNECGKKFHHRSAFNSHQRIHKRGI from the exons GGCCCACTGTCCTTCGGGGACGTGGCTGTGGCCTTCACCCAAGAGGAGTGGCAGCGGCTGGGCTCTGAGGAGAAGATGACGTACAGGgacgtgatgctggagacctacagCAACCTCGTCTCCGTGG GGTATGATGTCACCAAGCCAAACGTGATTATTAAGTTGGAGCAGGGAGAAGAACCGTGGATGGTGGAAGGCGACTGCCATGTGCAGAGTCACGTGG AAATCAATAAAGTTGatgacaccatagagaaaatccAAGAAAGTGAAGGCAAACGTATGAGGGGAGCTGAGGGTCTCAGCAGCCGAAGAGCAGAGAAGGGGGACGCGATTGATAAAACGGATCGCCTGGAACTGCGCCTTGTTTCTTCAAGCATGGGGGCTCCCTGTTGTGTGTCTTGTGGGCAGACCCTGGAACCCGTGGCAGCGCTGATTAGTAGTGATGGACGGTATGCATCGGAGAAGCCCGACAAGTGTGCTGATTGTGGGACAGCATGCAGAGAGAAAGCGGGCAACTTTAATCAAAATGGAGATACTTCTGCTCAACATGATGAAAGCATTCTGCAGAAAATCGCCGTTGTGGAGAAGCCCTTTGATTATGAGTGCATGGAAGCCTTAGACGGCGAAGCTGTTTTCATGGCTCACGAGAGAGTTTACATGggggagaaaccctatgaatgggATGATGATTCTGGACCAGACTTCATCCAGATGTCAGATTTCAGTGCTTATCAGAGATCACATCTGGAAATGAAGCCCTTTGAATGTACacagtgtgggaagtccttctgtaaaAAGTCCAAATTCATCATACATCAGAGAGctcacacaggagagaaaccgTATGCGTGTAGTGTGTGTGGAAAGTCCTTCAGTCAGAAGGGGACCCTCACTGTCCATCGGAGGTCACACTTAGAGGAGAAACCCTATAAGTGTACTGAATGCGGGAAAACCTTCTGTCAGAAGTTACATCTCACACAGCATCTGAGAACTCACtcaggagagaagccctatgagtGCAGTGAATGTGGCAAGACCTTCTGCCAAAAGACACACCTCACTCTCCACCAGAGGAACCATTCCGGGGAGAGGCCCTATCCGTGCAACgagtgtgggaaatccttctccCGGAAGTCTGCCCTCAATGACCATCAGAGAACACACACCGGAGAGAAGCTGTATAAGTGTAACGAGTGTGGGAAATCCTACTACCGAAAGTCCACTCTCATTACACACCAGCGAACGCACACGGGGGAGAAGCCGTACCAGTGTAGCGAGTGCGGGAAGTTCTTCTCCCGGGTGTCATACCTCACCATCCATTACAGGAGCCATTTAGAAGAGAAGCCGTACGAGTGTGCGGAGTGCGGGAAGACCTTCAATCTGAACTCAGCCTTCATTCGCCATCGGAAGGTGCATTCGGAGGACAGAGTCCTTGAGTGTAGTGAATGCGGGAAGTTCTCCCAACTGCAGTGTCCCCCTGACCGCACGAATGACCTAGGACAGAAACCCTATGAGTGCAGTGAGTGTGGGAAGACCTTCCGTGGGCCCCAGTCCGCTCCAGAAGCGGAGAAGACGTACGAGTGTAACATATGTGGGAAGTCGTTCTCTGATTTGTCATGCTACACCGTACATTACAGAGGTCATTCCGAAGAGAAGCCCTTCGGGTGCAGTGAGTGTGGGAAAACCTTCTCTCATAATTCATCCCTCTTTAGACATCAGAGAGTGCACACAGGTGAAAAGCCGTATGAATGTTGTGAGTGCGGGAAGTGCTTCTCGCAGAAGTCCTACCTCACCATCCACCACCGCATCCACTCCGGGGAGAAGCCCTATGAGTGCAGCAAGTGCGGGAAGGTCTTCTCCCGGATGTCCAATCTCACCGTGCACTACAGAAGCCACTCGGGAGAGAAGCCCTACGAGTGTAACGAGTGTGGGAAGGTCTTCTCTCAGAAGTCCTACCTCACTGTCCATTACCGGACTCACTCGGGAGAGAAGCCTTATGAATGTAATGAATGTGGGAAGAAATTCCACCACAGATCGGCCTTCAATAGCCACCAGAGAATTCATAAAAGGGGGATATAA
- the LOC101995911 gene encoding olfactory receptor 10AC1-like — MEGPNTSHWSESNWTVPQEFVILGFSGWSPGLRLLLFSLLLPLYLATLAGNLLILGLALAEPTLHTPMYFFLGSLSAVEVAYTLVLTPRMLAGFLLPPGGQAVAPSTCAAQMGLFVALGGSECLLLAAMALDRYLAICRPLYYPQLMTTGLCWALLASCCVGGSILALGLTTVIFQLPFCHGGLVNHVFCDLPAVLVLACGNRDLQEHALLAACMLLLVLPLILILMSYTRVLVVILGVGDGAGRRKAFNTVASHLTVAVLHYGCATAMYARPLSSRSLEEDKLVSLIYINLTPLLYPAIYTLRNRDMQGALQRVVSQRTMGAVQQADPA, encoded by the exons ATGGAGg GCCCCAACACGAGCCACTGGTCTGAGTCCAACTGGACAGTACCGCAGGAATTTGTCATCCTAGGCTTCTCGGGGTGGTCCCCGGGCCTCCGTctgctgctcttctctctcctcttgccGCTCTACTTGGCCACCCTGGCTGGGAACCTGCTCATTCTGGGCCTGGCCCTGGCAGAACCCActctgcacacacccatgtacttcttcttAGGTTCTCTGTCTGCAGTTGAGGTGGCCTACACCCTGGTACTCACCCCACGGATGCTGGCTGGGTTTCTCCTGCCTCCCGGTGGCCAGGCGGTGGCGCCTTCTACCTGCGCGGCCCAAATGGGTCTCTTCGTGGCTCTGGGTGGCTCTGAGTGCCTGCTGCTGGCAGCCATGGCCTTGGACCGCTACCTGGCTATCTGCCGCCCTCTCTACTACCCTCAGCTCATGACCACTGGGCTCTGCTGGGCCCTTCTAGCTTCCTGTTGTGTGGGTGGCTCTATCCTAGCCTTAGGTCTCACCACTGTTATATTCCAGCTGCCTTTCTGCCACGGCGGCCTTGTCAATCATGTCTTCTGTGACCTCCCAGCTGTGTTGGTTCTGGCCTGTGGGAACCGGGACCTTCAGGAACACGCGTTACTGGCAGCCTGCATGCTTCTGCTGGTGCTGCCTCTAATCCTTATCTTAATGTCCTACACCAGGGTACTGGTGGtcatcctgggggtgggggatggtgcTGGCCGCCGCAAGGCCTTCAACACGGTGGCATCCCATCTCACGGTGGCTGTGCTCCACTATGGCTGTGCCACAGCCATGTATGCCAGACCCCTGAGTAGCCGCTCCCTGGAGGAAGATAAGCTCGTGTCCCTCATTTACATAAACCTCACACCGCTCTTGTACCCAGCCATCTATACACTGCGCAATCGGGACATGCAGGGCGCCCTCCAACGAGTAGTCAGCCAGAGGACGATGGGGGCGGTCCAGCAAGCTGATCCGGCCTAA